From a region of the Babylonia areolata isolate BAREFJ2019XMU chromosome 21, ASM4173473v1, whole genome shotgun sequence genome:
- the LOC143296126 gene encoding uncharacterized protein LOC143296126 encodes MSTGGSRVMKYPYTVSGKLALFPYRWHWKNGRFVRFLGFTLLGVFPLICKIHSAVHSPGNVRQWEDIRKKREHTHFDPVH; translated from the exons TCGACGGGTGGCAGCCGAGTGATGAAGTACCCGTACACTGTGTCGGGGAAGCTGGCCCTCTTCCCCTACAGGTGGCACTGGAAGAACGGGCGCTTTGTCAGGTTCCTGGGATTCACTCTGCTGGGAGTTTTCCCCCTGATCTGCAAGATCCACAGTGCAG TGCACTCACCTGGTAATGTACGTCAGTGGGAGGACATCCGCAAGAAGAGGGAAC aCACTCACTTTGACCCTGTTCACTGA